The Deltaproteobacteria bacterium genomic interval ACTAACTCTCTAACTTTTGGAGGAAATTTTATGAAAAAGGCAATTTTAACGATTGTGGCGGTAGTTGGATTCGCGGGTCTGGCGGTAGCGTCACCCGCAAACCGGACCCTGTTGATCAACGGGCAGAGGGACTATGCCAATGCCATGGGGGCCTCCGCCGAGGTCCCCCAGCGGTGGCAACATCTCAACCGTTTTGCGCGGGACAATGCCGAAAAGGGGAGCCTTGCCGGCACTGAACTGCCGACGGTTGAAAACCAGGACCAGCCCAAGAACTACAGGAACAACCTGAATAATTTCTAAGGTTGTTCTGATCGACTGACAAAAACAAAAAAGCGGTCCGCCATGTTTTTTGGCGGGCCGTTTTTTTATGTTTTGAAACCAAGATGAGAAAAACAAACTAGCCACCGGTGGCTAGCGGTCGATGTGATGCCTCTCAATATCGTGCATCGGATAATGCCTCCAATTAAAAGTACAAAGGGCGAAACGGTGAACCTGGGCCGTGGCGGCGATGAGGGCATCGCCTGTTTCCAAGCCATGCGATCGGGCGTATTTCCTCAAATATTCCCCGGCCCACTTTCCTATTGTTCGCGTTATTTCAAGGCATTCAAGCTGATTTAAAATAAGTTCCGTCTTCGCCCGTTCGTTGGATCTTAATCCCCGATAAATTTCGGCCTCCGTTACCGGAGAATAGGCCAGGTGAGCGCTTGAGGCATTAAGTTCCGCCATATGAGAATCAACAGTCCCATTGCCCCGGAGATGCTCAATCAACACGTCAGTATCAAAAAGGATTTTTTTCATGGGTC includes:
- a CDS encoding type II toxin-antitoxin system VapC family toxin, translating into MKKILFDTDVLIEHLRGNGTVDSHMAELNASSAHLAYSPVTEAEIYRGLRSNERAKTELILNQLECLEITRTIGKWAGEYLRKYARSHGLETGDALIAATAQVHRFALCTFNWRHYPMHDIERHHIDR